AGAAAATAAAGGAAGTAGGTGATCCAATCATGAAATCAAACAAAGAGAAAGATTCTTTTTTTATCGAGGAGCGAAAGTCCTTATCACCTTCAATAACTGGGAACAGCTTACCTCTGGAAATTGCTACGCGTATTGATCTTTATCCAGAAAATAAACGGAGACCCGTTAATAAAACAATAGTCAAAAATGAGTATTTCCAATTAACCTACAATATGAAAGAAAACTCGCTAAATATATCTTCCAGAGGTGATCTTGTCTACTCTGCAATCCCTTATGATACGGCTAGGAACTATATCCAACGTGCAGCGATTCAATATTTACTTCATCCAGAAGCCGCTCACCAATACATCGAGTCACACAAAATAAATTTAGAAACCTATCTTAAGCTCAGTATTTTTCAAGTAACAAATAAACGAGTAGATGAAAATTCTGCTAAAGTGACCCAAGCGTATGAAGCAATATTTAAAGATCCATTATTTGAGATCCAAATACTAGGACGTTTATTGCAACATGATGAAACTGGTGCACTTTCGGCTAATCTTGCAGGGAAGTTTTTATTCAGTGAAAATGTCAAAACAGGAATATCCGGCTATATTTCAGAATACCTTAAGTTTGTTGTTCAGTTGACTCAAGCTTTACCTCTAATGACGGATGGAAAAAATATCCGACTATTAGACTCAGTCATGCAAAATAGTGCGATTTCGGCTAATCATTTAACCTTTGAATCTGATATTACATCGGCGTTAAGTTTACTTCCTCAAGAAGTCAAACAAACAATAGAAAATTCAATCATTATCGGGAGCCAAACTATACCTACAAACAATAAATTACTTTTACGATCAGAATTTGGAAAAGAACTGTCTGAGGTTAGGCAAAACTATGTTGCTCATAGTGTTGATCCAAGAGAACTGGAACAGTATTTTGAAAATGTTCTTCCGATAAAAAATCCTAATTTAGTAAATGTTGTTTCCGACGTCCATGCGACAGATGAGAAGCTTCCATTCACGAATAAAAACTTCAATATCATAGTTGGAACTTCAGAGGATTCTCCTATAGTTGATGAAGAGATCAAGGGACTCTATGTTATAGGGAATCACGAATTATCTGATGTACTGCCAAAAAGCCAAAGTAAAGAAAACGAAGAATGGAAGAAATGGACTCCTTTTTTCAAAAATAAATGGTTTCAAGGTCTTATGCGGAATCCAGATGATTCTTGGTATCAACTGCCTATAGGCGATCATATCTATTACGAGTGTGTAAAAGACGAAATTGAAAAGCGGTTTCCTAAAATGAACGTATTAAATAATAATAGTTTTGTTCACAATGGGATTCGTTATATTGGGCTGACAATTCCAGTTGTACTTGTAAGACGAAAAAAAGCACAACAAAAATTTATCTTGGAGGCATTAAATCAACTATTAAACAAAGACCATGATAGTCCAACCGTAATTGTTTCACATGCACCTTTATTTAATGAACTAAGCATGCTTTCGCCAGACAGTACGGCATATAAAAAAGACTATGTTTGCTCAGAGCTAAAAATTGAAAAGCTCTTTGAAGAGTACAATATAATTGGTGCTATTCATGGTCACCATCATATACCAGCATCCTTTGGCCGATATAAAATGGTGCATTTTGCAGGAAAAGAATTGTTTGTCGTTTGCTCGATCTATTCTAAAATAAACACGGGATTTGAGTTGATGAATTTACTAAAGAGTGAAAATTAGCACTTAGTGATCAAGATAAGTGCTTTTCTTGTGTCTAAAAAGTAAAAATACTTTAATAAAAGAAAAATAAATATTTTAAGCTTACTTATTGTAAGTTCTTTTTTTGCATGATATAATAAACCATCAATTAAAGGAGGATACAAAATTAATGCAGTTAAAAAACGCAACAAGCACGAGTCTTTTATTACTAAGAATAACGTTAGGGATTACTATGGCAATACATGGGATAGCAAAGTTTTCAGATTTAAAAGGAACTACTGATTTCTTCGTTAGCTTAGGTCTACCAGCTTTCATGCCTGTAATTATTGCACTGATCGAAGTTGGCGGAGGTATTTTTATGATTATTGGTTTACTAGTACCTTTGGTTTCACTAGGTTTTATTGCTATTCTAGGCTCAGCTATGTTTATGTTAAAATCTGGAAGTGGTTTTGTTGGTGGCTATGAATTAGAGTTGTTGCTAATCGTTATGTCAGTAGCATGTGGTTACTCACATTTCAACAAAAAAATTATTCAATTCATACCGCCAGCTTAATTTAAATAAAGGTAATGTGAATTAAAGTTATAATGAAAAAAGCAGTAAATCGATTTTTATTTCGATTTATTGCTTTTTTAATATATTAGTTTAAGAATTTTACCTTCACTCAGTTGAAATGAATAAAGTAATTTAGTGAAACATATTCTAAATGAGCATGTTGTAGCGCGTGCTAAACTATAAAAAAGCTTGTCAATCAGATTCAATGACTAAAGATTTTTAAATAAAACCGTGTTCATTTAATTTTTTGAGCCAATCCTATTGACATCAAAAGCTATTTGCGTTAATATCAAACAGCATTAGTTACTAACACTGTTAGCTATTAATGGTAGAAGTAACTATTTTGAAAAAAGGAGGAGTCATATGTCATTCGCAGAAGAGGCCGAACAAGAACTTATGCGTCTAATGGTTCAAAATCGACATAGCGCATTTAGTAGACTAGAAAAGAGCAATCAAGGTGAAAGTATTGTTATTAAGTTTCTACATCGTTATGGGGAGCCAACTAGCCCAAAGCATCTCGCTGAATCATTGAATTTATCTAGCGCTCGTATCGCCGTTGTCTTAGGAAGTTTAGAAAAAAAAGGACAAATCGAACGGAAAATGGATCCAGATGATCGCCGCCGTATCAACGTTACACTAACGGAATGCGGGAAAAAAGCAGCGAAACTGCAAAAGAAAGAAATGCGCGATAAGATCGTTCAGGTTTTTAAACTAATGGGAGAAACAGACACCAAACAGTTCATCGAGCTAACTGCGAAATTCGTAGACTACTCCCAACAAATTTCCCAGAAAGAGGAAGGTGACCAATAGTGAAGATTTTCAAATATCTCGGCAAATACTGGTATGCGGTCATCGCAGTTCTTGTGCTTTTAGTCGTACAGGCAAATAGTGATTTAAGCTTACCAAAATTAACATCGGGAATCGTCGATGTCGGTATTCAACAAGGAGGGCTTGAATATTCTACACCTGAAAAAATCAGGAAAACAACTCTTCAGGGCATCGAAATGTTCATGACAGACGATGAGAAAAAAACAATTGAAGACAACTATAAATTAACGACTGAAAAAATTGATGGAAAAGAAGTTGAAGTTTATACATTAAATCTTCAAGACGGTATGACCGAAGCTAAGTTAGCTGATATCTTTAATCTACCAATGATGATGCTTGCTTCCGCTCAATCTAAAGATTCATCTAGTGGTAGTGAAGCAAAAGCAATTATCGACGATTATAAAGCAGTTGGAGAAGATGCTGCTAAAGCAAAACAGCTTGGTGAAGAAGCAACAACATTAGGAGAACAAGCAAAAGCAGCAGGTGCTGCGGCAGCCTCAGCAACAGATAGTGCTACAGCAACTGAAAAAGGGACTGAAGCTCAAGAGTTGGCTGCAAAAGCACAAGCAAAAGGTGCAGAAGCGAAAGCGTTAGCTGATTCAATCAAAACAACGACAGATGCTATGCCTGCAAAAGTCGAAGCCGCTCGTAAAGAGACTAAAAACAGCTTAGGCGATTTAGGGGCAGATTCAATGAAAACAGTAGGGATTCAATTGACCCTTGCTGAATATAAAGCACTAGATATGAATACGCAACAAATTCAAACAGATTATATGGTCAAAACAGGAACTAAAATGGTTCTCTTAACCCTTGTTTCTGCAGTGGCTGCAATCATTGTTGGGTTGATCGCCTCATTAGTAGCAGCTTCTGTTGGGCGAAACTTGCGTGTCGGTCAATATGAACGAACATTGCAATTTTCAAATACTGAAATGGAGAAATTCTCTCCAGCTTCATTGATTACACGTAATACCAATGATATCCAACAAATGCAAATGGGGATCGTAATGATCATGCGTATCGTGTTATATGCACCAATCTTAGGTATTGGCGGGATCTATAATGTTTATCAAACAGGAACAGGTATGGGCTGGATTGTCGGTGTAGCTGTCGCAGCAGTTCTAGTGTTAGTTCTAAGCTTACTCGTAACAACAATGCCTAAATTTAAAGCATTACAAAACTTAGTGGATAGAGTCAACTTGGTTTCTCGTGAAATCATCACTGGATTACCTGTTATTCGTGCATTTTCACGTGAAAAATTCGAAGAAGAGCGTTTTGATGTTGCGAATACGAATTTAATGAAAACTCAATTATTCGTTAACCGTGCAATGTCTATTATGATGCCAGTCATGATGTTATTGATGAATGGTATTTCAGTTTTGATCGTTTGGGTCGGCGGACATAATATGAATAACGGTCAATTACAAGTTGGGGATATGATGGCCTTTATTACGTATACGATGCAAATCGTTATGGCCTTTATGATGTTGTCAATGGTTTCAATTATCTTACCTCGTGCTAATGTTGCTGCTGGTCGTGTGGAAGAAGTTCTCGAAACAGAACCAACGATCAAAGATCCAGAACAACCTAAAGATGACCATGACTTCAAAGGTGAAGTGAAATTTGAAGCGGTAGAATTCCGTTACGGCGATGCGGATGAAGATGTCTTACATCATATCAACTTTACGGCAAAACCAGGTCAAACAACAGCGTTGATTGGTTCAACAGGTTCAGGTAAATCAACGATCGTTAACTTGATCCCACGTTTGTTTGATGTAACAGGTGGACGAATTACGATCGATGGCATCGATATTCGTGAGATGAGTTTGCATAAATTACATGAAATCATTGGATTTGTGCCGCAAAAAGGGATCTTATTCTCAGGTGATA
This sequence is a window from Enterococcus sp. 7F3_DIV0205. Protein-coding genes within it:
- a CDS encoding metallophosphoesterase; its protein translation is MKSNKEKDSFFIEERKSLSPSITGNSLPLEIATRIDLYPENKRRPVNKTIVKNEYFQLTYNMKENSLNISSRGDLVYSAIPYDTARNYIQRAAIQYLLHPEAAHQYIESHKINLETYLKLSIFQVTNKRVDENSAKVTQAYEAIFKDPLFEIQILGRLLQHDETGALSANLAGKFLFSENVKTGISGYISEYLKFVVQLTQALPLMTDGKNIRLLDSVMQNSAISANHLTFESDITSALSLLPQEVKQTIENSIIIGSQTIPTNNKLLLRSEFGKELSEVRQNYVAHSVDPRELEQYFENVLPIKNPNLVNVVSDVHATDEKLPFTNKNFNIIVGTSEDSPIVDEEIKGLYVIGNHELSDVLPKSQSKENEEWKKWTPFFKNKWFQGLMRNPDDSWYQLPIGDHIYYECVKDEIEKRFPKMNVLNNNSFVHNGIRYIGLTIPVVLVRRKKAQQKFILEALNQLLNKDHDSPTVIVSHAPLFNELSMLSPDSTAYKKDYVCSELKIEKLFEEYNIIGAIHGHHHIPASFGRYKMVHFAGKELFVVCSIYSKINTGFELMNLLKSEN
- a CDS encoding DoxX family protein, yielding MQLKNATSTSLLLLRITLGITMAIHGIAKFSDLKGTTDFFVSLGLPAFMPVIIALIEVGGGIFMIIGLLVPLVSLGFIAILGSAMFMLKSGSGFVGGYELELLLIVMSVACGYSHFNKKIIQFIPPA
- a CDS encoding MarR family winged helix-turn-helix transcriptional regulator, producing the protein MSFAEEAEQELMRLMVQNRHSAFSRLEKSNQGESIVIKFLHRYGEPTSPKHLAESLNLSSARIAVVLGSLEKKGQIERKMDPDDRRRINVTLTECGKKAAKLQKKEMRDKIVQVFKLMGETDTKQFIELTAKFVDYSQQISQKEEGDQ
- a CDS encoding ABC transporter ATP-binding protein codes for the protein MKIFKYLGKYWYAVIAVLVLLVVQANSDLSLPKLTSGIVDVGIQQGGLEYSTPEKIRKTTLQGIEMFMTDDEKKTIEDNYKLTTEKIDGKEVEVYTLNLQDGMTEAKLADIFNLPMMMLASAQSKDSSSGSEAKAIIDDYKAVGEDAAKAKQLGEEATTLGEQAKAAGAAAASATDSATATEKGTEAQELAAKAQAKGAEAKALADSIKTTTDAMPAKVEAARKETKNSLGDLGADSMKTVGIQLTLAEYKALDMNTQQIQTDYMVKTGTKMVLLTLVSAVAAIIVGLIASLVAASVGRNLRVGQYERTLQFSNTEMEKFSPASLITRNTNDIQQMQMGIVMIMRIVLYAPILGIGGIYNVYQTGTGMGWIVGVAVAAVLVLVLSLLVTTMPKFKALQNLVDRVNLVSREIITGLPVIRAFSREKFEEERFDVANTNLMKTQLFVNRAMSIMMPVMMLLMNGISVLIVWVGGHNMNNGQLQVGDMMAFITYTMQIVMAFMMLSMVSIILPRANVAAGRVEEVLETEPTIKDPEQPKDDHDFKGEVKFEAVEFRYGDADEDVLHHINFTAKPGQTTALIGSTGSGKSTIVNLIPRLFDVTGGRITIDGIDIREMSLHKLHEIIGFVPQKGILFSGDIASNIKFGDANISDEQMRKAAEIAQAEEFIDSNEKGYDREISQGGTNVSGGQKQRLSIARALAKNPKILIFDDSFSALDNKTDVALRKALSENIKGATQIIVAQKISTILHADNIIVLNEGRVVDHGTHDELMKSSTVYQEIAQSQLSNAELGIEEAE